In one Aeromicrobium erythreum genomic region, the following are encoded:
- a CDS encoding error-prone DNA polymerase, protein MGWNNPDVTWRELEARLSGRPAHALPQDRRADRRGPVPGTEDLAPDPVDGRFPDGGDGPAFSRKRARYRAPGATDGGGRWQDGADQAPTVPYAELHCHSDFSFLDGASAPEVLVEQAVDLGLEALALTDHDGFYGVARFAEAAQELGLPTVFGAELSLGLTAPQQGVPDPEGSHLLVLARGVEGYHRLASAITEAQLAGDEKGRPVYDLEQLAEQGRGHWHVLTGCRKGFVRQALATGGPADASRALRRLVDLFGADAVDVELTHHGGPTDSTVNDVLAGLAAEHHLPVVATGNVHAATPGRTRLAQAMAAVRARRSLTDMDGWLAASGQAYLRSGAEMQARFGRYPGAVARSVDVARAAAFDLRRAAPRLPQTEVPAGYTPMEYLRELVRRGADELYAHDRDRAEERLQRELAVIEAKGFCGYFLIVHDIVAEARRRGILCQGRGSAANSAVCYALRITAVDSMLYDLPFERFLAATRDEEPDIDVDFDADRREEIIQWVYDQFGRRNAAQVANVISYQPRSAVRDVAKALGYSVGQQDAWSKGIESWRAVETAEDHPLPPLVRELAEQLLKTPRHLGIHSGGMVLTERPVGEVVPIERARMDKRTVLQWDKDDCAWMGLVKFDLLGLGMLGAIQHTFDLLAEHTGERWDLASIPKEERGVFDMLCLADSVGVFQVESRAQIGTLPRLRPRSYYDLVIEIALIRPGPIQGGAVHPYIRRRLGKEPVDYIHPLLKPVLERTMGVPLFQEQLMQIAMTVGDCTGDDADLLRRAMGSKRGTERIERLRETLYAGMQRHGITGETADGIYERIQAFANFGFAESHALSFGLLVYASSWLKLHAPAAFLAALLRSQPMGFYSPQSLTADARRHGVEVRRPCIARSQVHADLELLVAGQGAGAPTGLDTCTHREQPPTGDFDDTQARDVLQARLAEHRRDGHHAVRLGLTEVQGIGQADAERVVAARAERAFTDMADVVRRTRLSVAQMEALATAGAFDVFGLSRRQALWNAGYTDAPDLLEGTAVQAPPPMLPGMSDVELTTADLWATRISPTDHPFVHLRPLLVREDVRAVQECASLGTGRRIRVAGLITHKQRPYTASGVTFLNLEDETGMLNVVVFADVWAQHRRVLQNAAGVVVRGVVENVEGATNLRAERIERIESLYPETAGAIGRHRSRDFR, encoded by the coding sequence CCTCCCGCAGGACCGGCGTGCCGACCGGCGCGGCCCGGTGCCCGGCACCGAGGACCTGGCACCCGACCCCGTCGACGGTCGCTTCCCCGATGGCGGGGACGGTCCCGCGTTCAGCCGTAAGCGCGCGCGCTACCGGGCTCCCGGCGCCACGGACGGTGGCGGCCGGTGGCAGGACGGCGCGGACCAGGCGCCGACCGTGCCGTACGCCGAGCTGCACTGCCACAGCGACTTCAGCTTCCTCGACGGCGCCAGCGCACCCGAGGTCCTGGTCGAGCAGGCCGTCGACCTCGGGCTGGAGGCGTTGGCCCTGACCGACCACGACGGCTTCTACGGTGTGGCCCGCTTCGCCGAGGCGGCACAGGAGCTGGGTCTGCCGACGGTCTTCGGCGCGGAGCTGTCGCTCGGCCTCACGGCACCGCAGCAGGGGGTGCCCGACCCCGAGGGCAGCCACCTGCTCGTGCTCGCCCGCGGTGTGGAGGGCTACCACCGGCTGGCCTCCGCCATCACCGAGGCGCAGCTGGCCGGCGACGAGAAGGGCCGACCGGTCTACGACCTCGAGCAGCTGGCCGAGCAGGGCCGCGGGCACTGGCACGTGCTCACCGGCTGCCGCAAGGGCTTCGTGCGCCAGGCGCTCGCCACCGGCGGCCCGGCCGACGCGTCCCGCGCACTGCGCCGTCTGGTCGACCTGTTCGGCGCCGACGCGGTCGACGTCGAGCTCACCCACCACGGCGGGCCGACCGACTCCACCGTGAACGACGTGCTGGCGGGGCTGGCCGCCGAGCACCACCTGCCCGTGGTGGCCACCGGCAACGTGCACGCGGCGACCCCGGGACGCACCCGGCTGGCCCAGGCGATGGCAGCCGTCCGGGCCCGCCGCAGCCTCACCGACATGGACGGCTGGCTGGCGGCGTCGGGCCAGGCGTACCTGCGCTCGGGCGCGGAGATGCAGGCCCGGTTCGGCCGGTACCCCGGTGCGGTGGCGCGCTCGGTCGACGTCGCCCGGGCCGCGGCGTTCGACCTGCGGCGAGCGGCCCCGCGGCTGCCGCAGACCGAGGTGCCCGCCGGGTACACGCCGATGGAGTACCTGCGCGAGCTGGTGCGCCGGGGTGCCGACGAGCTCTACGCGCACGACCGCGACCGCGCCGAGGAGCGGCTGCAGCGGGAGCTGGCCGTCATCGAGGCGAAGGGCTTCTGCGGCTACTTCCTCATCGTCCACGACATCGTCGCCGAGGCCCGACGTCGCGGGATCCTGTGCCAGGGTCGTGGCTCGGCCGCGAACTCCGCGGTCTGCTACGCGCTGCGCATCACGGCGGTCGACTCGATGCTCTACGACCTGCCGTTCGAGCGCTTCCTGGCCGCCACCCGCGACGAGGAGCCCGACATCGACGTCGACTTCGACGCCGACCGTCGGGAGGAGATCATCCAGTGGGTCTACGACCAGTTCGGCCGGCGCAACGCCGCCCAGGTGGCGAACGTCATCAGCTACCAGCCCCGCTCGGCCGTCCGCGACGTCGCCAAGGCGCTGGGCTACTCGGTGGGTCAGCAGGACGCGTGGAGCAAGGGCATCGAGTCGTGGCGGGCCGTCGAGACGGCCGAGGACCACCCGTTGCCGCCGCTGGTGCGCGAGCTCGCCGAGCAGCTGCTGAAGACGCCTCGCCACCTGGGCATCCACTCCGGTGGCATGGTGCTCACCGAGCGACCGGTGGGCGAGGTGGTGCCGATCGAGCGGGCCCGCATGGACAAGCGCACCGTGCTGCAGTGGGACAAGGACGACTGCGCGTGGATGGGTCTGGTCAAGTTCGACCTGCTCGGCCTCGGGATGCTCGGGGCGATCCAGCACACGTTCGACCTGCTGGCCGAGCACACGGGGGAGCGGTGGGACCTCGCCTCGATCCCGAAGGAGGAGCGCGGAGTCTTCGACATGCTCTGCCTGGCGGACTCGGTGGGCGTGTTCCAGGTCGAGAGCCGGGCCCAGATCGGCACCCTGCCGCGTCTTCGGCCGCGCTCGTACTACGACCTCGTCATCGAGATCGCCCTCATCCGCCCGGGCCCCATCCAGGGCGGGGCGGTGCACCCGTACATCCGTCGCCGGCTGGGCAAGGAGCCGGTCGACTACATCCACCCGCTGCTGAAGCCGGTGCTGGAGCGCACGATGGGCGTACCGCTGTTCCAGGAGCAGCTCATGCAGATCGCGATGACGGTGGGCGACTGCACGGGTGATGACGCCGACCTGCTGCGGCGGGCGATGGGCTCCAAGCGCGGGACGGAGCGGATCGAGCGTCTGCGCGAGACCCTGTACGCCGGCATGCAGCGCCACGGCATCACGGGGGAGACCGCCGACGGGATCTACGAGCGGATCCAGGCGTTCGCGAACTTCGGGTTCGCCGAGAGCCACGCGCTCAGCTTCGGGCTGCTGGTGTACGCGAGCAGCTGGCTGAAGCTGCACGCCCCGGCGGCGTTCCTGGCGGCGCTGCTGCGCTCGCAGCCGATGGGCTTCTACTCCCCGCAGTCGCTCACCGCCGACGCCCGCCGGCACGGGGTGGAGGTCCGCCGACCCTGCATCGCCCGTTCCCAGGTCCACGCCGACCTGGAGCTCCTCGTCGCGGGCCAGGGGGCCGGTGCCCCGACCGGGCTCGATACCTGCACCCACCGTGAGCAGCCCCCGACGGGCGACTTCGACGACACGCAGGCCCGTGACGTGCTGCAGGCCCGGCTGGCCGAGCACCGGCGCGACGGCCACCACGCGGTGCGGCTGGGGCTCACGGAGGTGCAGGGCATCGGGCAGGCCGACGCCGAGCGGGTCGTGGCGGCCCGGGCGGAGCGTGCGTTCACCGACATGGCCGACGTGGTGCGCCGCACGCGGTTGTCGGTGGCGCAGATGGAGGCCCTGGCCACGGCAGGGGCGTTCGACGTGTTCGGCCTCAGCCGACGCCAGGCGCTGTGGAACGCGGGCTACACCGACGCGCCCGACCTGCTGGAGGGCACGGCCGTGCAGGCGCCGCCGCCGATGCTGCCGGGCATGAGCGACGTCGAGCTGACCACGGCCGACCTGTGGGCCACGCGCATCTCACCCACCGACCACCCGTTCGTGCACCTGCGTCCCCTGCTGGTGCGCGAGGACGTCCGCGCGGTGCAGGAGTGCGCGTCGCTCGGCACGGGTCGGCGGATCCGGGTGGCCGGGCTCATCACCCACAAGCAGCGTCCGTACACGGCGTCGGGCGTCACGTTCCTCAACCTGGAGGACGAGACGGGCATGCTCAACGTGGTCGTGTTCGCCGATGTCTGGGCGCAGCACCGTCGGGTGCTGCAGAACGCGGCCGGCGTGGTCGTGCGCGGGGTCGTCGAGAACGTCGAGGGTGCGACGAACCTGCGCGCGGAGCGGATCGAGCGGATCGAGTCGCTGTACCCCGAGACGGCGGGGGCCATCGGTCGGCACCGCTCGCGCGACTTCCGGTGA
- a CDS encoding GNAT family N-acetyltransferase yields MQIRRLTEADEDVMRRQFTEAFGAFDPPEPPVPLIVDGKRWWGAEVDGRIVATALDREYMSWFGGVRVPTAGIGGVTVAPEHRGAGLLRPLFTAMLAEARERGALVSTLYATAPALYRRFGFETVSSLDDVRLPTHALAVGGSTPVRRATSADDDAIRAVHDRAAARENGPLARTGPLFTESPTLRVSGVSVAEREGEVVGYVSWDRGRGYGAEGELVVGQLMADDADALRSLLSLLSTFASVTPTVRIRTSGVPPWQHLLRTAHPETVSSAPYALAVLDPAALALPRVHPGIDTRLPFSVDGRSLTLAVADGSGHVEPTGTTTGGRTFTRGGLALTFAGAATSATLRSLGHVEGDPADDVTWDLLFTRGPVTVHDYF; encoded by the coding sequence ATGCAGATCCGCCGCCTGACCGAGGCCGACGAGGACGTCATGCGACGCCAGTTCACGGAGGCGTTCGGCGCCTTCGACCCGCCGGAGCCGCCCGTCCCCCTCATCGTCGACGGCAAGCGCTGGTGGGGGGCGGAGGTCGACGGGCGCATCGTCGCGACGGCGCTCGATCGCGAGTACATGTCGTGGTTCGGCGGCGTCCGCGTACCGACCGCGGGGATCGGCGGGGTCACGGTCGCGCCCGAGCACCGCGGAGCCGGTCTGCTCCGTCCGCTGTTCACGGCCATGCTGGCCGAGGCCCGGGAACGTGGCGCGCTCGTCTCGACGCTGTACGCCACCGCGCCGGCGCTCTACCGGCGGTTCGGGTTCGAGACCGTCTCCTCGCTCGACGACGTGCGGCTGCCGACCCACGCGCTCGCCGTGGGCGGCAGCACCCCCGTGCGGCGGGCCACCTCGGCCGACGACGACGCGATCCGCGCCGTCCACGACCGCGCGGCAGCCCGCGAGAACGGACCGCTCGCCCGCACCGGACCACTCTTCACGGAGTCGCCGACCCTGCGCGTCAGCGGCGTGAGCGTCGCCGAGCGCGAGGGCGAGGTCGTCGGCTACGTGTCGTGGGACCGCGGCCGCGGGTACGGCGCCGAGGGCGAGCTGGTGGTCGGGCAGCTGATGGCCGACGACGCCGACGCGTTGCGCTCCCTGCTGAGCCTGCTGTCGACGTTCGCGTCGGTCACCCCGACCGTCCGGATCCGCACCAGCGGCGTGCCGCCGTGGCAGCACCTGCTGCGCACGGCGCACCCGGAGACGGTCTCGTCGGCCCCCTACGCGCTGGCGGTGCTCGACCCGGCCGCCCTGGCCCTGCCGCGCGTGCACCCCGGCATCGACACCCGCCTCCCGTTCTCGGTCGACGGGCGCTCCCTCACCCTTGCGGTCGCCGACGGCTCGGGGCACGTCGAGCCCACGGGCACGACGACCGGCGGCCGCACGTTCACCCGCGGCGGCCTGGCGCTCACGTTCGCGGGCGCCGCGACCTCGGCCACGCTGAGGTCCCTCGGGCACGTCGAGGGCGACCCCGCCGACGACGTCACCTGGGACCTGCTGTTCACCCGCGGCCCGGTGACGGTGCACGACTACTTCTGA
- a CDS encoding NUDIX hydrolase, with translation MRTDVDTDTDQVSLAVSTVIFALRPHPTTGRTTLWLPLVRRIREPYEGRWALPGGPLRPDEDLAASARHTLERTTGLAPRHLEQLYSFGAVDRSPEDRVVSIVYWALVRPDEDARATDGENVEWFVADDVRGLAFDHDTILRYALARLRAKITYSPIAFAFVTPEFTLADLRAVHEAVLDRSLDPANFRRQVLASGTVTATGSYLTGTSHRPPALYRRAALPEEIR, from the coding sequence ATGCGCACCGACGTCGACACCGACACCGACCAGGTCAGCCTGGCGGTGTCCACGGTCATCTTCGCGCTGCGCCCGCACCCCACGACGGGCCGTACGACCCTGTGGCTGCCGCTCGTGCGCCGTATCCGCGAGCCGTACGAGGGGCGTTGGGCCCTCCCGGGCGGCCCGCTGCGCCCCGACGAGGACCTCGCGGCCTCGGCGCGCCACACGCTCGAGCGCACCACCGGCCTCGCGCCGCGACACCTCGAGCAGCTCTACTCCTTCGGCGCGGTCGACCGCTCGCCCGAGGACCGCGTGGTCTCGATCGTCTACTGGGCGCTGGTGCGACCCGACGAGGACGCCCGGGCCACCGACGGCGAGAACGTCGAGTGGTTCGTCGCCGACGACGTGCGCGGGCTCGCCTTCGACCACGACACGATCCTCCGCTACGCCCTGGCGCGTCTGCGGGCCAAGATCACGTACTCGCCGATCGCGTTCGCCTTCGTCACGCCCGAGTTCACGCTGGCCGACCTGCGCGCCGTGCACGAGGCCGTGCTCGACCGCTCGCTCGACCCCGCCAACTTCCGCCGCCAGGTCCTGGCGAGCGGGACCGTCACCGCCACCGGCTCCTACCTCACCGGCACGAGCCACCGTCCGCCCGCGCTGTACCGGCGCGCGGCTCTCCCCGAGGAGATCCGATGA
- the nadA gene encoding quinolinate synthase NadA: MTSTLSTGPVPTGSVHDVVTARPGDTCDAELAEGPWLFDLVPGYGPGASEDDVVPEPVVRPGQLPVAYQRMDDADLHERIRAAKEALGDRLVVLGHFYQRDEVVQHADFVGDSFQLANAALTRPDAETIVFCGVHFMAETADILARPEQHVILPNLAAGCSMADMADEESVETAWEELERVYADPVTGMGPDADGKVPVLPVTYMNSSAALKAFCGRHGGIVCTSSNAATVLEWAFERAHRVLFFPDQHLGRNTAKALGVPLDRMPMWNPRKPLGGNTEEQLHDAQVLLWHGFCSVHKRFTVAQIEQARAEHPGVKVVVHPECPMPVVDAADAAGSTDLIRKYVAASQPGDVIAIGTEVNLVNRLAAEHPDRTIFCLDPVVCPCSTMYRIHPGYLAWVLDGLLEGEVRNEIVVPDDVARDAKVALERMLAARPKDASPVPVSGRGA; the protein is encoded by the coding sequence ATGACCAGCACCCTGTCCACCGGTCCCGTCCCCACCGGCTCCGTCCACGACGTCGTCACCGCACGGCCCGGCGACACGTGCGACGCCGAGCTCGCCGAGGGCCCGTGGCTCTTCGACCTCGTGCCGGGCTACGGCCCCGGGGCGTCCGAGGACGACGTCGTGCCCGAGCCGGTGGTGCGTCCCGGCCAGCTGCCCGTGGCCTACCAGCGGATGGACGACGCCGACCTGCACGAGCGGATCCGCGCGGCGAAGGAGGCGCTCGGCGACCGGCTCGTCGTGCTCGGGCACTTCTACCAGCGCGACGAGGTCGTGCAGCACGCCGACTTCGTGGGCGACTCCTTCCAGCTCGCCAACGCCGCGCTCACCCGCCCCGACGCCGAGACCATCGTCTTCTGCGGCGTGCACTTCATGGCCGAGACCGCCGACATCCTCGCGCGGCCGGAGCAGCACGTGATCCTGCCCAACCTGGCCGCCGGCTGCTCCATGGCCGACATGGCCGACGAGGAGTCGGTCGAGACCGCGTGGGAGGAGCTCGAGCGCGTCTACGCCGACCCCGTCACGGGCATGGGTCCCGACGCCGACGGCAAGGTGCCGGTCCTGCCGGTCACCTACATGAACTCCTCGGCCGCCCTCAAGGCGTTCTGCGGCCGGCACGGCGGCATCGTCTGCACGTCGTCGAACGCCGCCACGGTGCTGGAGTGGGCGTTCGAGCGGGCGCACCGCGTGCTCTTCTTCCCCGACCAGCACCTCGGCCGCAACACGGCCAAGGCCCTGGGCGTGCCGCTGGACCGCATGCCGATGTGGAACCCCCGCAAGCCGCTCGGGGGCAACACCGAGGAGCAGCTGCACGACGCGCAGGTGCTGCTGTGGCACGGCTTCTGCTCGGTGCACAAGCGGTTCACCGTCGCGCAGATCGAGCAGGCGCGCGCGGAGCACCCCGGCGTCAAGGTGGTCGTGCACCCCGAGTGCCCGATGCCGGTCGTCGACGCTGCCGACGCGGCCGGCTCGACGGACCTCATCCGCAAGTACGTCGCGGCCAGCCAGCCCGGCGACGTGATCGCCATCGGCACCGAGGTCAACCTCGTGAACCGGCTCGCGGCCGAGCACCCCGACCGCACGATCTTCTGCCTCGACCCCGTCGTGTGCCCCTGCTCGACGATGTACCGGATCCACCCGGGCTACCTCGCCTGGGTGCTCGACGGGTTGCTCGAGGGGGAGGTGCGCAACGAGATCGTCGTGCCCGACGACGTCGCGCGCGACGCCAAGGTCGCCCTGGAGCGCATGCTCGCCGCGCGACCGAAGGACGCCTCCCCGGTCCCCGTCTCGGGGAGGGGTGCCTGA
- the nadB gene encoding L-aspartate oxidase, translated as MRHVVVVGSGVAGLTAALEAAARPGVRVTLLTKADLVTSNTSWAQGGVAVVTDPADSVASHVADTLAAGAGLSDEAAVEVLCAAGPDAVAALVRRGVRFDVHQGELARGLEAAHSHGRILHAGGDATGAAISDALVERVRASDVDVRERTMAVDLVVDGGVVRGVVLLDGTVLHGDQVLLATGGAGQLYPYTTNPAVATGDGLAMALRAGAVAADLELYQFHPTALAVPGSPLVSEAVRGEGAVLRAADGHRFMFDVHPDAELAPRDVVARGIAEQMARQGGAPVLLDATALGADFLARRFPTIDASVRSFGLDWGREPVPVAPAAHYFMGGVRTDLWGRTSLPGLLAVGEVACNGLHGANRLASNSLLEGAVYGRRVVEAAVAAPRAADDVDESWAAPVLVPSADTDDPLPLIRTDLQRLLWDTAGLRRDEVGLRHAVETLQRVDTSVPSGGDVKAVEDANLRTVARALVVSALERRESRGGHFRTDAPAPGPVARHSAVVLARTTAPRRVGATAGAAC; from the coding sequence GTGAGGCACGTGGTCGTCGTCGGCAGCGGCGTCGCCGGACTCACCGCGGCGCTGGAGGCGGCAGCTCGTCCCGGGGTGCGGGTCACGCTGCTCACGAAGGCCGACCTCGTCACCAGCAACACCAGCTGGGCGCAGGGCGGCGTGGCGGTGGTCACCGACCCCGCCGACAGCGTCGCGTCGCACGTGGCCGACACGCTGGCCGCCGGTGCCGGGCTGTCGGACGAGGCGGCCGTGGAGGTGCTCTGCGCCGCTGGTCCCGACGCGGTCGCCGCCCTCGTGCGGCGCGGAGTGCGCTTCGACGTGCACCAGGGCGAGCTGGCCCGGGGCCTGGAGGCCGCCCACTCCCACGGGCGGATCCTGCACGCCGGTGGCGACGCGACGGGTGCGGCCATCTCCGACGCCCTGGTCGAGAGGGTGCGCGCGAGCGACGTCGACGTGCGCGAGCGGACGATGGCCGTCGACCTCGTCGTCGACGGGGGCGTCGTCAGGGGCGTCGTGCTCCTCGACGGCACGGTGCTGCACGGTGACCAGGTGCTGCTCGCCACCGGGGGAGCAGGGCAGCTCTACCCGTACACGACCAACCCCGCCGTCGCTACGGGCGACGGCCTGGCGATGGCGCTGCGTGCGGGTGCGGTCGCCGCCGACCTCGAGCTCTACCAGTTCCACCCGACCGCCCTCGCGGTCCCGGGCAGTCCGCTCGTGTCCGAGGCCGTGCGGGGGGAGGGTGCCGTCCTGCGCGCCGCGGACGGCCACCGGTTCATGTTCGACGTCCACCCCGACGCCGAGCTCGCCCCTCGTGACGTCGTGGCGCGGGGGATCGCGGAGCAGATGGCTCGCCAGGGCGGTGCGCCGGTGCTGCTCGACGCCACCGCCCTCGGGGCCGACTTCCTCGCCCGCCGCTTCCCGACCATCGACGCGTCGGTGCGCTCGTTCGGGCTCGACTGGGGCCGCGAGCCGGTCCCCGTCGCCCCGGCAGCCCACTACTTCATGGGCGGCGTGCGGACCGACCTCTGGGGACGCACGTCGTTGCCGGGTCTGCTGGCCGTCGGCGAGGTCGCCTGCAACGGGCTGCACGGAGCCAACCGGCTCGCGTCGAACTCCCTGCTCGAGGGGGCGGTGTACGGACGGCGGGTGGTCGAGGCCGCGGTGGCCGCGCCGCGTGCGGCCGACGACGTCGACGAGAGCTGGGCGGCACCCGTCCTCGTGCCTTCCGCGGACACCGACGACCCGTTGCCGCTCATCCGGACCGACCTGCAGCGGCTGCTGTGGGACACGGCCGGGCTGCGGCGCGACGAGGTCGGACTGCGGCACGCGGTGGAGACCCTGCAGCGGGTCGACACGAGCGTCCCCTCGGGTGGTGACGTGAAGGCGGTCGAGGACGCCAACCTGCGCACCGTTGCGCGGGCGCTGGTCGTCTCGGCGCTGGAGCGTCGGGAGTCGCGCGGTGGTCACTTCCGCACCGACGCTCCCGCTCCGGGGCCGGTGGCCCGGCACAGTGCCGTGGTGCTCGCCCGGACCACCGCTCCGCGTCGAGTCGGGGCGACGGCAGGTGCCGCGTGCTGA
- the nadC gene encoding carboxylating nicotinate-nucleotide diphosphorylase — MLTRRQVRRVVDLALDEDAPSGDLTSEVFVPATAVARASVVAREAGVMAGGDVLVETFAAVDPAAVVEVLRADAEPFAAGDVLATVVGPARAVLRGERVALNLVQRLCGIATLTARYVEAVEGTGVRIVDTRKTTPGLRALERHAVRCGGGRNHRFSLSDAVMAKDNHLALVDDVTAAIRQAREQLPHTTHVEVEVDRLDQVEAVLAGGVDTIMLDNFTPDELRAGVALVAGRAIVEASGGITLETVGEVARAGVDVISVGALTHSVRALDLGLDVEVGGAGGAGSQVAGPAT; from the coding sequence GTGCTGACCCGACGCCAGGTGCGACGTGTCGTCGACCTCGCCCTCGACGAGGACGCGCCGTCCGGCGACCTCACGTCGGAGGTGTTCGTGCCGGCGACCGCCGTTGCCCGAGCGTCGGTCGTGGCCCGCGAGGCCGGCGTCATGGCCGGCGGCGACGTGCTCGTCGAGACGTTCGCCGCGGTCGACCCGGCGGCCGTGGTCGAGGTCCTGCGCGCCGACGCCGAACCGTTCGCCGCGGGTGACGTCCTGGCGACCGTCGTGGGCCCCGCACGGGCCGTGCTGCGCGGGGAGCGCGTGGCCCTCAACCTCGTCCAGCGCCTGTGCGGCATCGCGACCCTCACGGCCCGGTACGTCGAGGCGGTCGAGGGGACGGGCGTCCGGATCGTCGACACCCGCAAGACCACGCCCGGGCTGCGGGCGCTGGAGCGGCACGCGGTCCGCTGCGGTGGCGGGCGCAACCACCGCTTCTCGCTCTCCGACGCCGTGATGGCGAAGGACAACCACCTCGCGCTCGTCGACGACGTGACCGCCGCGATCCGTCAGGCGCGCGAGCAGCTGCCGCACACGACCCACGTCGAGGTCGAGGTCGACCGTCTCGACCAGGTGGAGGCCGTGCTGGCCGGCGGTGTCGACACGATCATGCTCGACAACTTCACGCCCGACGAGCTGCGGGCGGGGGTCGCGCTCGTCGCGGGTCGCGCGATCGTCGAGGCGAGCGGCGGCATCACGCTCGAGACTGTCGGCGAGGTGGCGCGCGCCGGCGTCGACGTGATCAGCGTCGGTGCCCTGACCCACTCCGTCCGCGCGCTCGACCTCGGGCTCGACGTCGAGGTCGGCGGGGCCGGAGGTGCCGGGTCGCAGGTGGCGGGACCGGCGACGTGA
- a CDS encoding cysteine desulfurase family protein has translation MIYLDEAATTPLRRDVLAAMGPYLGPAFGNPSSHHEIGDAARAGLEQARADVAEALGARAGEVTFTSGGTEAANTAVKGIALAQPRGRHVVVSAVEHPAVLESARWLGRIGYDVTELEVDGDGLVDPGHLAAVLRDDTTVVSVQHASNEVGTVQPVAALAEVAARHGVPFHTDAVQSAAWPDHDGLTLDVGVLGVQALSLSAHKLGGPKGVGMLWVRRGVRVEPLVHGGGQQGGRRSGTEDVAGAVGLAAALRLTRSAGTSAAEVAARRDRFVAAVLESVPGAALTGHPVRRLPGHASFVLPGRSGESVLLDLERRGVVCSSGSACHAGSDEPSHVLVAMGVPSEVAQTAVRFTFGRSVTDEQLTDAARALADVCGR, from the coding sequence GTGATCTACCTCGACGAGGCGGCCACCACGCCGCTGCGCCGCGACGTGCTCGCCGCCATGGGCCCCTACCTCGGTCCGGCGTTCGGGAACCCGTCGAGCCACCACGAGATCGGCGACGCCGCCCGTGCCGGCCTGGAGCAGGCGCGCGCCGACGTCGCCGAGGCTCTCGGTGCGCGCGCCGGCGAGGTCACGTTCACCTCTGGGGGGACCGAGGCGGCGAACACGGCCGTCAAGGGCATCGCACTCGCCCAGCCGCGGGGACGCCACGTGGTCGTGAGCGCCGTCGAGCACCCGGCGGTCCTGGAGTCTGCCCGCTGGCTCGGCCGCATCGGCTACGACGTCACCGAGCTCGAGGTCGACGGCGACGGTCTCGTCGACCCCGGCCACCTGGCTGCGGTGCTGCGCGACGACACGACCGTGGTGAGCGTGCAGCACGCCAGCAACGAGGTCGGCACCGTCCAGCCGGTCGCCGCGCTGGCGGAGGTGGCGGCGCGACACGGGGTCCCGTTCCACACCGACGCGGTCCAGTCGGCGGCCTGGCCCGACCACGACGGGCTGACGCTCGACGTCGGAGTGCTCGGCGTCCAGGCGCTCAGCCTCTCGGCGCACAAGCTCGGCGGACCGAAGGGCGTCGGGATGCTGTGGGTGCGTCGGGGCGTGCGCGTCGAGCCGCTCGTCCACGGCGGCGGCCAGCAGGGCGGTCGACGCTCCGGCACCGAGGACGTGGCGGGTGCCGTCGGTCTCGCGGCTGCGCTGCGGCTCACGCGCTCGGCCGGCACGTCGGCGGCGGAGGTGGCGGCGCGGCGCGACCGCTTCGTCGCGGCGGTGCTGGAGTCGGTCCCGGGCGCCGCACTGACGGGACACCCGGTGCGTCGTCTCCCGGGGCACGCGTCGTTCGTGCTCCCCGGACGGTCGGGCGAGTCGGTGCTGCTCGACCTCGAGCGCCGCGGTGTGGTGTGCTCCAGCGGGTCGGCGTGCCACGCCGGCAGCGACGAGCCGAGCCACGTGCTGGTGGCCATGGGAGTGCCGTCGGAGGTGGCGCAGACGGCGGTGCGCTTCACCTTCGGGCGCTCGGTGACCGACGAGCAGCTCACCGACGCGGCGCGGGCGCTGGCCGACGTCTGCGGGCGGTGA